Proteins co-encoded in one Papaver somniferum cultivar HN1 chromosome 5, ASM357369v1, whole genome shotgun sequence genomic window:
- the LOC113278907 gene encoding ribosome maturation protein SBDS-like: LPSDIVYSNASKRTPAKSKDLIAAFQTDDLSEICIEILQNGEIQSESQLSRKFREIAAIIMQETFNPETKRPYTLSMIEKLMHGIHFAVAPHNNSKNQALGVICELQKHYPIKRTRSPMRLRLIIPEKYSCSLMEKLDAWNAEIVSKVEYGNQQSLVCEVEPIFSQDCDALVRSLYGRLEILAVSVHFEKDADVVDDCEDWDDIEPVSIAELDDDDQWDVIEPGHHSPVPLNTAELDDHWDVIEPSHHPPVQPSTAELDEIKLSEVLQKQSISTGNGADKKQLISTRNDGADKRSAEVEVVEVKQRKCSICNALVGDAKQFR, from the exons CTCCGGCAAAGTCAAAAGATTTGATTGCGGCATTCCAGACAGACGACTTATCAGAGATTTGCATTGAG ATTTTGCAGAATGGAGAGATTCAAAGTGAATCTCAGTTATCAAGGAAGTTTCGGGAAATTGCAGCCATAATCATGCAAGAAACGTTTAATCCAGAAACTAAACGTCCATATACTTTAAGTATGATTGAGAAACTTATGCATGGAATTCACTTTGCTGTTGCTCCTCATAACAACTCAAAGAACCAG GCCTTGGGAGTTATATGTGAGCTTCAGAAGCATTATCCCATCAAAAGAACCCGATCCCCAATGAGATTACGGCTCATCATTCCTGAAAAGTATTCATGTTCTCTTATGGAAAAGCTTGATGCATGGAATGCAGAAAttgtttcaaaagttgaatatggAAATCAGCAATCTTTG GTCTGTGAGGTGGAGCCTATTTTTTCCCAAGACTGTGATGCTTTGGTTAGGAGTCTCTATGGTAGATTAGAAATCCTTGCCGTATCAGTGCACTTCGAGAAGGATGCCGATGTTGTTGACGATTGCGAGGACTGGGACGACATTGAACCAGTAAGCATTGCAGAGTTAGATGACGATGACCAATGGGACGTTATTGAACCAGGTCATCATTCTCCAGTACCACTAAACACTGCAGAGTTAGATGACCACTGGGACGTCATTGAACCAAGTCATCATCCTCCAGTACAGCCAAGCACTGCAGAGTTAGATGAGATCAAGTTAAGTGAGGTATTACAGAAACAGTCCATTTCCACAGGAAATGGAGCCGATAAGAAACAGTTGATTTCCACAAGAAATGATGGAGCTGATAAGAGAAGTGCTGAAGTTGAAGTAGTAGAGGTGAAGCAAAGAAAATGTAGTATCTGCAATGCGCTAGTGGGGGATGCTAAGCAATTTCGCTAA